TGATCCATAACCAGTTTGGTGGGGGTGATACACAGGCAGAGATCGCGATGAGGAATGATGGAAAGCCAGGGATGTCTGATGAAGAGGTAGGTAAAATGTCTCTACCCTTGAAACCAGcatattttatagttttacgacgaaataaaaaaaaaaaaaaattcctccTTGTCACACAGGTTATGGACTTTGTTTCAAGATACTTACCAGCATACAAGGCGTATCTTCCTACCCTTTACTTGGAAGGGCCTAAAGGTGCTGATCTGAACCACATGCTAGTCGTTGAAATCGATGAAGGCAGAAATCCCATCCTTGGAAATTAACTCAGAAGCATTCAGGTGAAATGAATCCTGTAATTATGTATAATTAGGGAGACTAAGAAAGTTCACGTGCATTGCGTGTTAAACCACATCAAATatgatcttaaaaaaaaatttagtcaaAGATCTAAGTAATACCAGTTTAATGtgatacattatttttttatatataaaaacataaacatagaGTTATAAGCACCATATTGATCTCTattgttttatttgtttaagTTCATTTTTCTAGAGAATGTACAATTAGTAATGTatgacaatttaaataattttcatttttttctttttctaagtAATAAGAAAGTAAAACAATTGCAGTTCTCTTTCTCTACCAATATCGACTTTCTACTCTCTCTCAAAGTCCCAAGAATTTAGTGTTTTAGCTTCTTTATTCTGTTTTATGTTTAGAAAAAAACCTTAGATGACTCATATGCCAAACTCAgaattaaaatagtttaatttgAGATGAACATGACAAATTTATAAGCTATAAAATTTACTTTTAGTCATAATGAACAactttatttttacttgcatattactatatataataCAAGAGCATCATATACTAATTATATGAAATCatggtataattttaaatttgactaaaacatttttcatataaTCAAATTAATACATagttttactatattataataacatttttccttattttattttctctatcatcatttcaattttaaaatttattatttttattttaattgtttttgaaaaaaaactaCTACATTCTTGATTTTACGAAACACACGCATCGTGTGTGGCACGATTCACTCTTGATTTTATGAAACACACGCATAGTGTGTGGCACGATTCActactatttaattaaatttgagagTCCTATAATATTTACCATGGTGTCATGTTCGGACATTTTGTTTACTTCCCAAAATGCTGCCtccttttatttaaatgtaactTGGCATTTTCCCCTCTGTCAAGTTTCTTTTTTCAAATCGGAAATCGAGAATGTACAATATCTTATTACAAAGGGAAAGTgtcattatttttaatcatacacacctcataagaaatatacaaCATCTATCGTGAgggtggagtgcttagaaggTTTCAACCGGAAGGAAATCAGAAAACTTACAAATTCTCGATGACTGGAGGTAATGCTCGATCCGCTTCCGCATATCGattatcatgttcatatatacatagaaacatgatttttgagaaaaattctgaCAGAAGATTCACGATAAAAGTAGTGTCAACTGTGGACAGTTGGATTTATTGACAGAGGCCTTGTTTGCGCCACATACCACCATCAAACTTTTTCAATCGATCAACTCAGGCATTCCGATTTGTGTCACCTCTTGGCAAAGATTTGATCTTATAATACTCGGAAGGGGGTGCTACTTTGCGGTTTAGATGCAAGGAACTAGACCTCAAAGATGATAAAGGAAACAATAAGTCGCTCGTCTCAGTGACCAAAGAAATGTAACTATAAGAAGGATCAATGATAGGGTTGAAAACTTCCACCAAGGTAGAAACTTCAGGGATTCATCGAGCATGAGTTAGTTTTTATAGTCAGATAAGACAGAAGACATACCAAGAAGCAAACATGGTTTTGGCAGCCAGAGGAAGATCAGCTTGTTTGTTGGAAAGAATTGTGCTATAGGATGGAAGATCACTAGAAATTCTTGCAAACAAAGCTTACAAATCAATACATACTCAAGTCAAATACTCAAGTGGCTCTCCTCATTCAGCAGCGGTATTTGTTATTGAACAAGCCACATCAAACAAACAAGACGATTGATTCTCTTTAAAAGAAGCGAGATCAAGCTAATTAGATACATAGTATATTTAAAatgaaggcaaaaacttgtttgagacggtctcacgggtcgtattttctgaggcagatctcttatttgggtcatccatgaaaaaaatattaatttttatgctaagagtactactttttattgtgaatatcggtaggaatgacctgtctcacagataaagattcgtgagaccgtctcacaagagacctactcttaaatGAAATCGCGTGATAATAAATACAAACAAGTTCTCCATCTCCAGACATAAGCAAAAATCTTGGGACACAAAGATCGCATAGAAGGACCTGATTTGTTGGATACATAGCGGTAATTTGGTTCAAATATAGCCACATTGGCCATTGTGCCAAATTGCTACGTCAACATTTGTTGGACCTAAATATTGCAAAAAACATCAGCAGTTAAATCTCAATTATACACAAAGGCCATAAATTATTAAAGATCGTCAATCATCAAAGCCCAGTAGAAATTCGGTTGGTTTGAGAAGAAAGCTGCATGAACGATTGAGAAAGATTGACCCATTATCCATGATAGATGATCGTGGAAAAATGGCCAAACCGCTCGGAATAACGGAACAAAAACGGACTGAAGCGCTgaacaattttcataaaaaaaactacCTCAAAACTCTCTCTCAATTTTAGCTTAATGATATCCATATTTCCAGTAGaatttcatttgtttccttCAAAATTTAGCAAATTTATTctgttttttcaatttttgtcgTAAAACTATTATCCCAATTCATAACAACATAATTAAATTAGACGTGGTTCATCAGTTTCCCCTGCAATTTTTATCATATTCCTCAATTAAATTTGTAGCTTTGTGGCTGACAGAGAGAGTTAAAACCAAATCGGTATCTACAACGCTTGATTGAAAGAGTCGGATTAATCACAAATTTGATATGATTACGTGCCAAACACGCCATAACGATTTTCTGTGCAAACAGTTAGCTAATTAACTACTAATTCTAATATGAACTAAACAAGTACCATGTACTACAACCAACTGAAACACTGAATGATCTTATTTCCTCGAATATTAAcaaaagcaaatacaatattaCAATCCCCAACGCCGCAGCTGTGAAGGGACAAATACAAATCAGATATTAATACTACAACACATGCTAAAGAGATACTCCTCCAGATCAAAAAACGAGCAAACAAAGGTCACCAACCACCACATAATATGACTAGGACACGTTCTTCTGATACTCCTCCATTTCCTTAAACCACAGATCCCCGAACTCACAATCCTTCCATTGCTCAAACCATGGCCCCCCGAGTGTATAATGTATTGCCTTTGGGGACGTGTTCGGATCGCCCTCTACAACCTTATTATGCCCCACCAAGAAATTCCATACAAAAGAGATCTCCCCAATCTCATCATCCTCCAACCATTGAAACCTATGGAGGAATGCGCCACTCTCCTTGTTCACCACTTCTGGGGTTAAAACTCGATTCTTTGGGTGACCGCAATTGTACAACACCATGGATGACCAATTCTTCCTCGGGTACACGGTTTGCATCGCACCATCCATTTTCGTAGTCTCTTTAGGAGTATAGTCGTGTTTCACACACATCACAGCGTATTTATCATCTACCAAATCAAATAATTCCTTAATATCAGCCAAGTACAAGAAATCACAATCCACAAACATAGCCCATCCTTGATAATTGGCTAGATATGGGGTCAAGAATCTGGAAAATGAGAATTCAGTGCTCTCTAATTTACCCCTCTCACGCCAGTAGACACCTTTTTGCCGTATTTCAGATTGCTTAATGGGAAAAATCTCAACTGGGATTGAGGCTCTCTTCAACAAAGAATAGCGGCATACCTCATAAGCAAGATCCTCCCTTTGATCATATCCTACGAATATCTTGAAATCCTTTCCATTTTTATCAATCTCATTTACCAATTTTGCATTACCATTGCTCAAATCCTTCAAGAAAACATCAGAAATTTTCCCCTCTACGCTACCATTTGAATGCAAATATGCGCACCCTGACATAATTCTCAGCCAAGAACTTCAAATCTACAAGAACCCACAAAATAAATCCACGAAACGAACAAGATCAAGCTATTTCTTCCACTATCTAAGCATATAAAAGCAAAACGTACCCGTACGGCAGATCTAGGAAGAGCAATGACGGAATGTGGAAAAAAGAGAAactttaaatttcttgaatggAAGACAAAGGATCCAAGATTTATTTACttttatagaaaaataataagCGTCCGGGTATCGCCAATAAGGCCGTGATTGAGTGGAATAATTTTAGAGGCAGAATTGAGGGATGAATGGCTGTCGGTGCTTGAGTGATCTAGAATTAGCGGggtaataataaaatcaaaacataCAAATTTGGAAACGATTTTGTCTGCCGGATATCCAAATATGATCCATTAGCTAGCGAGCCCAATTCAAGCATTCAATTTTTCGTCATATTCAGTTGGGTTCGTTTGCACCATTACTTTTCACTAATCTTTAGCTCGATTAgaagttcgaaaattttaaaacttttgatCCATTAGCTCGATTTgaagttcgaaaattttaaaacttttgacTCGAATTCGTTTTGAATTAAAGCTCGAGTTCGAGTTCGGCTtgaaagattcgaacatgtCAGCGAACTAGTTAAATCATTGCtcgaaaataattattctaaaaactcatattttatttatataatatataattatattatattaataaatactaAAGCTCGCGAGCGACTCGCAAACAATTAAACAATCAAAAAAAGTTGAAATATGTTCGAGTTCGACTCGAATTTGATAAACTCGAATATAAATCAATTTTTATCCGAGTTGACTCGAAAAAATCGTGAACTATCTCAAATCGCTTACACACAACAACGTACCCAGATTATAATAGAGACGGCCCGCGTACCAAATTACAGCtcgttcctcttccaaattctACCTCAAatgtctttttcttttcttttttttttaataataaaatgtcATTTTCTTTGTTAACACGGCTACGTCcaaatttcatttcatttcattttttgaaattttggtcGAAATTTAGGAGCTTCAACCGTATAGAAATGATATCTCACTCGCTATATTTATTTCTAAAACTTTTACATGTAATTCGGAACATTTCGCGGAAATATTGAGAGAAATATAAAATACTTACACAATTTTACGATTGTCATCCTCGTAGTCTAATAAAGATTTGGCAAATATGATTTAGCATCGCAGgcatctaaaaaaatattaccatGCTCCTGCGTACTTGCCCGAAGTTGGCCTTTTCTAGTTCTCCTAGGGAGTAGGGATGGTGGACCATGATAACATTTAATCTCAagtacaatatttttaaaatatggatttCACGTCTAAAATACATTAAATTATCTAGTTGATTGAAAGATAGACGAGAGGTATCTTGTGTAAACATATTGtcgtaagaaaaaaaaaatggatgaaTTTATTTCAACGATAAAGAGATTCAAGGATAAATTGACACTTgctaaaatctaaaaaaataccCTTCTAGAAATTTATTTCTTGGTCATATGCTAACAAAATTCCGTAACTAAGAGGAACTTTGTACATCACAAAAATGTGGATGATTTAACGAGCATTACAATTTTTTTGAGGTTTAATACCCCCATTGATTTGATGTAGGTTTATAAGCCAGAGTATCCGAAAGAAGATTTCTTGCAATTTTGCCTCCAAATCACAAGCCAGACACAGCCTCTCACGGTCCAGTAATCGAGAAGAAGACAAGATAATACAAACCAACACCCCAAACAGAATGAGCATATAGCATACGTACTTGCAACATAGAGCATACCAGAGTATGGTGAAATCTGGGTTGATGAAACTTCCGAACCAATATTACAGAAGTTTCTCCTCTTGCCTGGCAATATTTCTAAGTTGTGCCGATGATCTTCACTTGATCATCGTAGCCTGATGACCGTTTTTCCAAGACGAAGCAGCCATGTCCAAGATCCAAATAGACACTATTGAATGGCAAGATTTTTTAATGCCTCCAGTTTCTCTACATTTCCGTTTGATGCAACTGGGAATGCACGGTGGTTAGCAACTGAAATGTCGCCACCATTTTCAGTTACTTGAAATGGGTGGTTAGCTGAATTGGAGATAACAGAGCTGTGTTTGCCCTCAAAGTAGGAGGAGTGTGGGAAGTAGTCAGCACATCGAGCCTTCCATCCTACAAAGCACAACAAATGAAGTCACATGAAGGAAAGATTTTTCTTAATCTGGTAAAATTACAAGATGCTTCCATTCTTTTGTGCTTTTATAATTTGACTATTTCTaccatcaataaacacaatcacaTAGGAAGTATATGCTTGAATAAATTGTCCCAATGTCTTGTGCCACTTCCATTACTGAGATCGGAGACTAAAGAAATCAATCTATAGATTCTTGTAAAAATATAAATCTCAACCTTAAGTAGCTAGTAAAAGTTCAATTTGTCGTGAATATTTGTATCCTTGCTTGTGACCTAAAACAGGTTCAGGACCTAAAATCTGGTACATAGATCAACTATATGTGTTCCTAATTTCAGTCTCGCACTCTGATAACACGTCAAATTTCAACGTTCCACAGGATGTATCATCGAGCAAACGTGTTGAAGCAAATTTTCTTCATGTGGATACGAGATAATATTAAAAAACCGAAAGGCTGCAGTCAAAATGTAAAGGGACTCTATAAAGGGCTACAAGTGCGATGTAGCCCATACTGATATATCAACAACTTTACTCTGGGAATCTGATGCTCCTTGCGTTAAGAACAGAAATTATAAGACTGTAATCTACGGAAACCATAGATTTAACTAATGACTTACTTGATGCAGCAATATGGTCATCAAGAGTCGACTCTAGTGATGCGTGGACTCTAATGCAGTCCTTTAGTCTCCAGTTTCTGATAGATCCAAGTGCTCCATTTCTGAGAGGGAGAAAAAAATGCTACTTGATCGTGCAGGAAATTGTGGATTGATGGTTTAACATACATTTTAATTAAACGACATACAGTGAAACTTGGTTGTTAGTTGATTCTTCTATCAAGTTAATAGCCTCATCCTTCTTGTTCGGCTCCGTAACAAAAATCATTTCTGCTACAGCAGCTCTATGCCTCAATGAATCTATCAAAAATTTACGAAAAATGTAATATTACGGACAAATTACTGTAATAACTAataatcaatattcaaattaatAGATTATGACCTTTATGTGCCTCAAGGAAAAGGGTGTTTGCCTCAACAAGAGATTTTCCATGCAACTGGCTGCAAAACAAAAGGAAGTAAACAAATCTATGATCTCACTCAGTGCACCAACAACAGTGAAAATCGGGTAGGAGAGATTCACCCAACAAGTGAAGGAAAAAGTAGATATAAGAAAGTACCTAAATAAAGGACGCTCAGCTTCTAAAACACTGCATACAAGCTTTTCGGTATCAGTTACAGGAGCTGGTATGGTTTCCACTTTATGGAAGAATTTTATCTGCAAAAAGCATCAAGTACAGCAAACAGCAAATCATTCCATCTGAAATAATAAGAAAGTGAATTAAAATCTAGCAAGAATACAATGCACATATAAGATAAAAATGTCTTCACGCGAATGCATATTATATTGGTGAAAATGATCCGATAGATATCTACCATACCAGGCATCGATGTGTGTCTGGGTCATTGGCATCCAAACGCTGCATATGCTTTACTGCCTGTGGTAAATAATGAGATGATTTCCATCACTCCCCAAATTAAAAAAAGCTGAAGCATCAAAGGAACAGAATCCGGAGACTGAGGCAGCCCAATGTTAGGTTAATAGAGGAAggaaagatatattttttttttaaaagtaacaCCCATCATGACGCACACAAGGTACAGTTTCCGCCAGACGAAATCATgcaaaaaagataaataatggCTTCCAGGAGAATTTTAGAAAAAGTCCGCTGCAAAACCATGTAGTGAAGACTTCACCTGCAATGCAAGTAAAATTTTCTGCTTTCTTATATATACTTCAAAGGAGAGCAGGTGTGTCTCCAAGGAATTAGAAGAGTGTTTCTGAAGTAGCTTCAAATACTTTGTAGCTTCCGTCAAGGGATCTTCAACCTACAAGTATAGATTACAGTATAATAGCTCCACATCAATTTCGGCAAGTGTATTTTCAACAATctattactatttatttactGCGACAGGTGGATAAAAGCTAGCTTCTAGCATAAAATGTTTTACTAAAATTAGCCTCAACTCTCCCACTTGGATAACAAATAAACAGATAATAAACAAAATTAGGAGTACTTGTATTTCAACAACAATGCCAAGCCTTCACAAGTCCAActttaaatatacaaaataatgtGTATTACCTATATTTCCtcgtttaaataaaatatatcatcattCAACCtcatcaataaatttaaataaaaatttaaaatacaaaaataatttaattatggaTTACTAAAACAATTTCATTTTAATGACGAAGACATAAGATGACCTAAGCTGATTAAAGAACTTTGAAGACGCCAGTATAGATATCTTGCTAAAAGGAATTTTAACAATAACATATACTCCCATGAAAGCATAAAAAAATACCTGCAATAACTTCTCTCCATGCGGATCAGTATCTACTGATTTTGCATGGCGTTTTCCAGATCTTGAAACAGTAGGGGCATTTGATCCTTCCTTGACTTCTGCTTCCTGCACCATTGCAATCAATGACTCAGAAACTATGTTAAACTACTTCTTTCAGGGAAGCTAAGGCTAGAAAGCTGATTACTTTCTTAGCTCGGGCCTCAGCTTTCCTCTGCTTTTGCCTTAACTTCTTTTTCTGTGAAGTTGGCAACTTTGATATCTCGTCATCTTCTGCAGATGACTTTGAAGGAGAATCATACAGCTTTAAGTAGCATCTGCATATAATTTCAAATGTCAGGAACAAAAGGTAAGAAAAGAAGACACCAAATCTGTACTTATTAGTCACTGAACGTGATGGCAATATGAGCAGTACTTCAGTCCATAGGATCCCATGTTACAAGAAGTATTATTGAGAAGATTATGAAGCCAGAAAATATATCAGCAGAGAAATATAGAAAGAGTACTCGATGACTCCAGCAGCTGCTTTATGAAAATAACGATACGAGTGAAGACGATCTTGAAATTTCAGCATTTCTACATAAGTTCGGAGAGTCATTTTTCTTAAACAATAGGCATGGAAGTCAAATTGGTCCTCAGTAATGTCAGCATAATGCTTTTCCACAGATAAGAATTTCTTCAAAGCCCTTCCAAGGTCCCCTTGGCGTAGATAGCTTTCTCCCGATGCTAGCTCATACCTTAAAAATAAAGGGTAAACAACAGCTTATGTATATGTTTGTTTACTTGAAAGAAGTGAAAAAATTAGAAACTTGTTAAAAAAGACATACCACATGCACTGCATATCATAAAGGTTATTGTGCTGTTCCCCATCTTTAGTGAACAAGACAGCTGTCTTTTCTGCCAAGACAACCTAGAACAAAATGTCCAGGATAAGGGCATAATGAAAGGGAAAACTTGTGCTGATGTAACAAAGAATTATCTGAGTAAGGCCATGTAAAGGAGGAATATAATGACATTGAACCTGATCAGATTGTAGCATACGCTTAACACATTGACTATTGACATAGCGATCCGCAAGATCCATGCATCTTGCTTCATCAGCCAATGCAGCCGCTGCTGCCAGGTCACCAGCATGCTTAAGAATCCGGCTCTGTGATAATAAATCCACGAAAATATATTAGCGCTACAGCAACCATGTAATCTCCAAATAGATATTAATAGGTTATTAACCCAAGGGTAATTGAGATATACGAATCTTATTAGTAAACAGGAATTCGAAGTTTAATAAGTAAACACATTGAAACCGAGATATTTATATCTAAATCGTATATTATGAGGAAAGGACAACAAACCATATGCCAAAACATCATTTACTCAGGTCAAAGAAGTTTTCACAAAAAACTCAAGTCAAAACACTCTGGAAGCATATATACTACTACCATCTTGTGGGGTGCgcggtgtgtgtgtgtgtgtgtgtgtgtgagagagagagagagagagagagagagagagagaggatgAACTGAGAGATATTCATGGACCCAAATCAAGAATGCATGCAGTTATAGAGATGACACACAACATATATGGAATGGAAGAGAAAAGAGCATTATGCATTAAAAAGCCGCATTACAGGAAAAATAATCTAGCTTCACCCCTAATATTGTTGGCTTTCTTTTAGCACAATACTGGATTCAAGATCTCCAATCGACAAATTGCAGTTTTTATGTGAATTGCACTCATAAATGCCTCTTCTATTCACACACTGTCATGGTATAGCCCATATGGTAGTATTATTAGCtgttcattaaaaaattatccTTGATCGCTTCTTGTTTCTTTGGGATCAGACAAATGTAAGTTTCATTGGTGATACCATTAACAATGCCTCCTCCGAAGAATTTAGCAAACACCTTCATTAAATCCGCTTTGACCGTATCCCAACACTTTTGATAGAAAACCAAGTAAACCCGTCAGGCCCTGGAGCTTTCGATCAATCGCTTTCAAACACCGTTTTTTTAATCTCTTCCTCAGAAAACGGAATCTCCAACTCCTATGCTTCAAGCCTATCTAAAGGGTTCCACTCCAACACGTCGAAACCACACCCCCACACCCCAGCCCAGCCCAGCCCACCCCAGCCCAAATCACCATCATATTTCCTATAAAAATTCCTTAAAAAACCGATAGTGGTCTCTTCAATCTGGCTCTCCTCCGCAACCACAGACTCATCCTCCAGTTCCACTTATCTATCATTGACCTATTCCTTCGATTATTCGGTGAGGAATGGAAAATTTGGAATTCTGATCCCCGTCTCTCAACCATAGAACTTTTGCTTTTTGACTTTCCATCTAGAACCTTCTAAACGATATGACTTCAAGTTCACACCTCACAACGCTGGATAGTGAACAGAAGTAGTTTTGGGTAGCACCGTTTGTCTGAAGGTGGGGAAATGTCCATCCATCCCCCGGAGAACATGTATCTGTCTAAACGGCAGCAAATCGGATTAGCCCTGAAGTTAGACCATGTGTACTTTGCGTTCAATAAAGGCGGGTCATGCAGTCCCAATTCCCCGATCAAATTGTCAAAACACAACATGCTCATAGTATTTGAAAGGTTATTCATCTTTTATCCCGTGTTTCTGACCACATTAAAGTCTCCTCCCAAGCACCACTTGTCACCGCGGATTGATTTCAAGCCCGTCAATTCATCCCAAAAGAGTTTTCTATCTCTTGGCTTGCATGGTCCGTAAATAGCTTAGAACCACCATTTGATATCATCTTTCCAACGGATCTCAATCGAGACCGAAAATTCTCCTATCAAATTATCACTGACCACCACCACTCTAGGATCCCACATTACTAAAATACCCCCAGGTCTTCCTAATGACGGTAAGATTACTCAATCAACAAATCTGGACTTCCACAAACTTGCAACGAATCGATTATCCACCTTTTGTTTCTTGATTTCTAGAAGCACCACGATATCAGTTTTTCCTTGCATAAAACAGTGCGAACTAGTTCCCGCCTTCTTGCTGTCCCTCCACCCCTAATGTTCCAAGAGCATATTTTCGTAT
This window of the Primulina huaijiensis isolate GDHJ02 chromosome 3, ASM1229523v2, whole genome shotgun sequence genome carries:
- the LOC140973276 gene encoding protein CDI-like, which produces MSGCAYLHSNGSVEGKISDVFLKDLSNGNAKLVNEIDKNGKDFKIFVGYDQREDLAYEVCRYSLLKRASIPVEIFPIKQSEIRQKGVYWRERGKLESTEFSFSRFLTPYLANYQGWAMFVDCDFLYLADIKELFDLVDDKYAVMCVKHDYTPKETTKMDGAMQTVYPRKNWSSMVLYNCGHPKNRVLTPEVVNKESGAFLHRFQWLEDDEIGEISFVWNFLVGHNKVVEGDPNTSPKAIHYTLGGPWFEQWKDCEFGDLWFKEMEEYQKNVS
- the LOC140973279 gene encoding N-terminal acetyltransferase A complex auxiliary subunit NAA15-like, translating into MGASLPPKEANLFKLIVKSYETKQYKKGLKTADAILKKFPDHGETLSMKGLILNCMDRKSEAYELVRLGLKNDLKSHVCWHVYGLLYRSDREYREAIKSYRNALKIDPDNIEILRDLSLLQAQMRDLSGFIETRQQLLTLKPNHRMNWLGFAVAHHLNFNALKAVDILEAYEGTLEDDYPPDNERCEHNEMLLYKISLLEECGLVQRALEELHNKESKIIDKLSYKEQQVSLLEKLGLFNEAEELYIVLLSMNPDNYRYYEGLQRCKQLYSVDGHYSSDEICQLEALYESLSKQYKRSSAVKRIPLDFLSAEKFQVAAGHYIRPFLSKGIPSLFSDLSPLYDHPGKADILEKLFLEVEHSIKTTGGFPGSVDKEPPPTLLWTLFYLSQHYDRRGLYDIALKKIDEAIEHTPTVIDLYLVKSRILKHAGDLAAAAALADEARCMDLADRYVNSQCVKRMLQSDQVVLAEKTAVLFTKDGEQHNNLYDMQCMWYELASGESYLRQGDLGRALKKFLSVEKHYADITEDQFDFHAYCLRKMTLRTYVEMLKFQDRLHSYRYFHKAAAGVIECYLKLYDSPSKSSAEDDEISKLPTSQKKKLRQKQRKAEARAKKEAEVKEGSNAPTVSRSGKRHAKSVDTDPHGEKLLQVEDPLTEATKYLKLLQKHSSNSLETHLLSFEVYIRKQKILLALQAVKHMQRLDANDPDTHRCLIKFFHKVETIPAPVTDTEKLVCSVLEAERPLFSQLHGKSLVEANTLFLEAHKDSLRHRAAVAEMIFVTEPNKKDEAINLIEESTNNQVSLNGALGSIRNWRLKDCIRVHASLESTLDDHIAASRWKARCADYFPHSSYFEGKHSSVISNSANHPFQVTENGGDISVANHRAFPVASNGNVEKLEALKNLAIQ